CTTGTTGGGGATTGGGTATCACAAAAAGTCGCAGAATTAGGACGTAGGGATGTGAGAAGATGATATCTGCCATTAGTTAAGAATTGAGTATAAAACTTAAATCATTTTTTCCCGTTGACTATCTGGAAATTAAGTTTTTGCTTCGTTGCTTTAACAAAAAGGGATTTAAAATACTCTAGTAACAGAAGAGGCAGAAGGGCTTTATTTTGATGCCATTAGCTTTAGGGGGTTTCCTACTTCTTGTCCTATTTATTTTGATAAACCATCCTTACAAGTATTCTAATTTTCATGGTTGAGTTGATAATAAAACTTTAGGTGAGCAAATTTTAAGAGTTGAATAATCCAGTTTATTTTCTGCTTCAATTGTGTATGTAGTGGAACTTCATAATGCGAAGGTGCAAGAGTTAAGGGGGAAAGGGATAAGTCTTAAAAGCTCTTGAATTTCCAGATAATGCTTAAGCAGATAGAAAAGCAATGAGAAAGAAATAGGCTTATGGTAAACGGTGGTTTGGTTAAGATGGAAGAAATCTCTATCAATGGAAGTGTTGGTTAAGCTGGAAGAAATTCCTATAAACAAAAGTTGCTTGTATTTCTTAGATGATGTTATAGAGTTATTAATCTTAAAAGGGCTGATCCATTCCAAGCAACTTGAGATCCTATTATTCCCTTAAATTTGTTTGGTCTCATGTCTTTCTCCTAGTAAACCAGTTTAATCCAACAGTTCGATCATATGCTGAAATGGTAACATCAGACGTCGGCTGTTGCTAAGGCTGTAGTTCGAAAGCAGTAAAGTTGGGCTTGGAGTTTTCCTCGCGGCCTTGGCCTTTCCGGGATATTAAGATTTGATAGACCTCAAATACCTTTTACTATTCTCTTAAACACAACTATCTCTTAAGAGCCTCAAAATGCCTTTTGATATGTGTCCCCGCGTGTGTACTTGGTAATAGTTAGTTATGAGATTTTCCAATACTGAGTAGCGTTCATCTTGGGTGCTAGGTTTGACAAGAAAATTTACATTTGTGCTACTTGTAGTTGTAAGGAGAGACTCAGAAATGCCTTCTGATACGTAGCTCTGCATACTTACAAGTGCTTTTTGGCGAAGTTGATGTTTAAGCATGAGACTACTTAAAAAAATTTAGTCAAAAGTGCAATTTTTCAGATTATCAAACCACAGTAGCGACAAGAATATACTGAAATTTGGGTAGAGACTAATTATGGGGTCAATAATGCATGGAAATACAAAttaggggtgtgtttggtatgaggcaaaacattttccggaaaatgttttgcttcatattttcttatgtttggttggcttaaatgatttggaaaatattttcctcatcaactcattttcctccaattggagaaaaatgttttccctatcagggggaagggaaaacattttgcagaactctttttcaaccttccccaccctatTCACTATCCCATCAACCCACCCCCACACCTCCACCTACCCACTCCACCCCCACCCCAATCCCACCCTAAATCAAGATATTATtaatagtactttcttttcattttatagataaatttttttttcatttcaagaaatgagtattttctttttatgatattaaaaagtttttttttccattttaacaaaataaatactttcttttcatgataaagaaaaagtattttctttcatttcaacaaaatgagtttTCGAAATAGGAATCGGTATCTAATGAATTCAATGGTTCCAgtataaatgaaagaaaaagaaaaaggaatgaCATCACAACGAGATCCTAATCTCAAATAGAAAGGGGGATATGGCGAAATCGGTAGACGCTATGGACTTAATTGGATTGAACCTTGGTATGGAAACTTACTAAGTGATCACTTTCAAATTCAGAGAAACCTTGGAATTAACAAAAACGGGCAATCCTGAGCCAAATCCTGTTTTCCGAAAACAAAGTATTTtgttttcatgatgtagaaaaagtattttcttttatttcaccaAAATGattactttattttcatgttgtagaaagagtactttatttttcaaccaaaaaaagagtattttctttatagtTATGGAGCATAAATTTCAACGTTGTTTTGCGTAAAAAAGTAGAGCAACACATTAGTTCCTTTGGGTTTGTGTGAATATTATAAGAATAATTAAATTGTTGAAGAAAATAGAGTCCTGAAAACGTTGGGTATTTGGGGAAGGAGGGTGGGGTGGGGGGAGAAACATGGGGACTTGGGGGAAGGGGGTGAGGAgagttttctaaaaaaatattttctactcgctaaccaaacactagaaaatattttccataaAAAGTTTtccactcaccaaccaaacaagggaaaataagtgataaaaccatTCATTTTccaggaaaacattttccttcgtaccaaacacaccctaggTAATGCAACTTGCAAATTAACTGGGGCAATGCCAACTAAAAACAAGGTTAACTAACTCAGTCTATTTTTCCACTCTTGCAGAAGTCATTTCCTAACAAAAAATCTCAATCTAGACAACATGCAGCTTCAAAAATGGATTCCTTTTAAAATCTTCTCTCACTTTAGTCTTCCTCCTTTCTTTATCTATTCCTCCCAACCAGCATATCAACCCTGCAAAGGAAAAAAATTCCCTTTCCTTTGCTTAGCGTTTTATGTAATCCCAAGTAATCATAACTCTGAAATACAGTAGGTTCATAACTTTGTAATTGTAGTAGGTTTTGAGCTACAACCATTAAGTAGTAAAGATGCCCACTATTTGTGGCTGTCGGATGATAGGAAGATAGGGGAGTGTGGGGTACGGGGTTCAAGGCAAAGGAGTTTGGAAGATTGTTAAAATATGAATAAATTAAAGTTAATTTTGAAAAGTTTAAGATGGATTCTCGTTAACTAGCATATCTTCTAGCTTTAATTGTGTTATTATTTCTAGACAAGTGCTAGCTTGGAACAAACAACAATAACAGCATACCTAGTATAAATTGAGTGTtagtttgaggaaaagaaaataaaggggaAAAAGTGCAACTCCACCAACCATCAAAGACCTTTTCTAGGTGATTACCCATATTTTAGTAATCAATATCAATGAATTGGTCATTTTAGTAGAAAATTTGAGTGTCGTATACATATaaaattttatttgatgtttataAGTAAAGTTTTCCTTTGTCACCATTTGGATTTTGTGCCTTAACGGGGATACAGCTCTTGAGTAATGAATTGCAGCTATTTCCCATATTGTTTCGTCTTATTTCTTTTTTGGTAATTGGCTTTAAGCATTTTTGTGGACGAGGCTGCTCATTTACTCGGTACTAATAAGAGTTCTGCTAATATAAGAGCTTTTTCAATTGTATGCTCGTCTTTGCTTCTTGCAGCATGTTGAAGTCCCTGTGCCTACTCCGAAGAAGGATGAGATCTTGCTAAAACTGGAGGCTACAAGCTTAAATCCTGTTGACTGGAAAATTCAGAAGGGCGTGCTTCGTCCTCTTCTGCCTCCCAAGTTTCCTTTTATTCCTAGTAAGTTCAATCATCAATACATCCAGACATATTGTCAGAATTTCCTTACACACTGTTTGCAGTGTTTTTTGGTTTTGGTAGTTGTTGTCTTTTGTTTCATATTCTCAAATGTTTTTCGCATCAGCTTTAGTATGAGAGGCTCTGTCTAGGTTttctcaaatatatatatattgactaTCAAAATTCATCTCCCTTGACAAGTTAATATAGTTTGTCTTATTGTTCACTTTTCTTGTAACCTGGGTGATTTGGCAGAGAAATTCGTATTGGTGGAGATAGGTGTTCCTATATTGAGCAACTTTTTCATTGCCCATTTTGTctggccaaaaaaaaaaaaaaagaaatgccTAGGTACTTGGCTGTTAGGTTATACAAGGCCGACAGACATATCTAGAATCCCTAATTAATTTTTTTGTGCTGATAGAGTTCGTTTGGAAGCTTATTCATATTCAGGCTTTTTGCTGAATGATATATCTTAAAGCTAATTCATAGCATGTATGCATTTGCCTAGAGTAGAGTTCCCAAAacacatcaaaatcaagatagaaGTCTTTTCTTGGACTATTTACATATAAATCTACTTGCAATATGTATTATTCAATAACTTATCGTGAAGCTGTATGGACAAAGTGAAGGCCCTATCAAAATTTCTGGAACAATAGGGATAACTAGAATAGGAGACGGCATCAGTATAAAATATCTGAGAAATTGAGAATCGTGACATAAAAAGGTGAATAATTTGATTGAAAAAGGATTTAAGGTCATATTATTAGCAATGGAAGTTATTTTGCTTGTTTAGCATTTAATAAACGAGTGATCTGAACTTGTTGAATTCTGAAAGAGTAAAAGGAACGAAAGTGTGAAGCCCACAGGAAAATTAACTTTTCTCAACAACATCAACTGTTGTTAATAGTAATGTACTTGAATAGGAAGTTAACTGGGGAAGACATCAAGACAGCATGGCCGTTATCTTTATTTATAGGGAGTAATTGCATGATGCATTGCGCTATGCATTTTATTCTTGTGATTTTACTGTGCTCTTAACCAATTTCTGTTGTATCAGCTACTGACGTGGGAGGAGAGGTTGTAGAGGTAGGATCTAGTGTAAAAGATTTCAAGGTTGGCGACAAGGTTGTGGCTATGCTTAATACCCTGGTAAGTCCAATTCTTTTTCAAATGTTTTATTTATCTCTCTTGCATTTTGGAGCTTGGTTGAAACTTAAGAAGTGAAGGGCATGCGAGGGTTTACATTCGTTTTACATGAATATTGTTTCTGTTTCTTGTTGGGTGCCTTTACAGTTCAATGCTACTTActtttgttttttatttatatGGTAAATCCCCCTTTTCATACCCTCCTCCCCATGGGCCAACAACAGTTCTCCAAGTTACTCAAGCTCCTTATCTCTTGTTTGGAAGGACTCACGTGACGAGAGCAATCTGCCCTTGTCCTATCTTGTAGTATTTCTCCTTCTTTTGCTTAACCATTTCATGTTGAACCATAATATGGTTTTCTATCCTTTATGCTTGTTGGATCTTCATGAGCTTTGATGCAGAATGGAGGTGGATTGGCTGAATATGCGGTGGCTAAGGAGAGTTTGACTGTTCCGAGACCAGCCGAAGTATCAGCTGCCGAAGGTGCAGGTCTTCCTGTTGCTGGTGTTACAGCGCTTCAGGCCCTTGTAAATCCTGCTGAGGTCAAGCTCGATGGAACTGGACCCCGGAAGAACATTTTAGTTACAGCTGCCTCTGGTGGTGTCGGTCACTATGCTGTGCAATTGGCGAAACTTGCTAACACCCATGTTACTGCTACCTGTGGAGCCCGTAACTTTGATTTTGTGAAGAGCTTAGGAGCAGATGAGGTTCTTGATTACAAGACCCCAGAGGGAGCAGCTCTTAAGAGTCCATCAGGCCAAAAATATGATGCAGTAATTCACTGTACTACAGGCATTCCATGGTCTACCTTTGAGCCTAATTTAAGTGCGAAAGGGAAGGTCATCGACCTGACTCCTGGACCTAGTGCCATGTGGACCTATGCAGTAAAGAAACTAACCTTCTCAAAGAAGCAGTTGGTGCCATTGCTTTTAATTCCCAAGAAGGAGGACCTGGACTTTGTTGTTAGTCTTGTGAAGGAAGGGAAACTTAAAACAGTGATCGACTCCAAACATCCCCTAAGCAAGGGTGAAGATGCTTGGAGCAGGAGCATTGATGGACATGCAACAGGAAAGATTATTGTGGAGCCATAGAGTAGTCTTTCAAATGATGTTAATGTTATATAGGTGTGTGATAAAAGGTTTGGGAGGCATGTTTATTATGACAGGTAAATCTATCCAGCGATAACAATTTTCATTTGCCTTGCATGGATGCGCAGTGTGTCAACTGGTTTTCCACCTGTATGGTGTGTGATAAATCTTTATTTCTCTGGGAGTTGTTTCATGACATGTATTTTACTGAAGTTGTCTCCCTGCTCCCTCCCAATCGTACAGTTTCAATTAATTCCTGCATATACTGTGTTACGTTCTTTATCTGAATAATGGTGTATGGTAAGAAAGTATGCGAGTTCGTTCACATGGTGTTTTGTAATTGTATTTAATTCCACAGGTGGACGCATCAAGAATGTATCTAAAATGAAAGAAAGTGATCGAAATCCTTGGAGTATTAAAAAGAAAACTAGGACAAACTAAAACGAAAAGGAGCtgtctaaaaataaaatcgaAGATGCAGATTAAGAATTATGATTAAAAAGCAGTCGCCAAGAGGGAGCAAATGACTTTGAATTTTGCTTATGTTAGGGATATATTAAATATGCTCTGGATCCAatgtcatatttgatgatttgaatatatttttttgtgaacgttatttcatatatatacggcatttgatattcttttatcattgttattaattgcttaattaatttgataaggtccttaattaaattttgagacttgacattatgatggagatcatgataatgagagtgaagtttcttataatttaatataAATTTTGTTCATGAccataggattattaatttggacattaataatccggttagatcaatatctaTGTGATCATCTTTAtaggataaagattagttgatctcattaactaaatcacatagatagatgatgcatgtagagatatgatcattgaaccgattcattggataattcctaatggttagaattaccataactgtcaataggatattctcttgaagaatgtgatgtaaaaatttcctttgacctgagatcgtcgtaataattgacaagt
This genomic stretch from Nicotiana sylvestris chromosome 9, ASM39365v2, whole genome shotgun sequence harbors:
- the LOC104229577 gene encoding chloroplast envelope quinone oxidoreductase homolog codes for the protein MAGKVMHALQYNSYGGGAAGLKHVEVPVPTPKKDEILLKLEATSLNPVDWKIQKGVLRPLLPPKFPFIPTTDVGGEVVEVGSSVKDFKVGDKVVAMLNTLNGGGLAEYAVAKESLTVPRPAEVSAAEGAGLPVAGVTALQALVNPAEVKLDGTGPRKNILVTAASGGVGHYAVQLAKLANTHVTATCGARNFDFVKSLGADEVLDYKTPEGAALKSPSGQKYDAVIHCTTGIPWSTFEPNLSAKGKVIDLTPGPSAMWTYAVKKLTFSKKQLVPLLLIPKKEDLDFVVSLVKEGKLKTVIDSKHPLSKGEDAWSRSIDGHATGKIIVEP